One genomic segment of Parus major isolate Abel chromosome 10, Parus_major1.1, whole genome shotgun sequence includes these proteins:
- the BCL2L10 gene encoding bcl-2-like protein 10, with protein sequence MPRSLKEETALLLEDYFQHRGGGAALPPSPTAAALRRAAAELERQERPFFRSCAPLARAEPREAAALLGRVAAQLEADGGLNWGRLLALVVFAGTLAAALAERGCGDGPRCLAAHLAAYLAEERGEWLEAHGGWDGFCRFFGRHGSEAAEQSSTIGNAIVAAAAGIGMAGLAFLLVR encoded by the exons ATGCCGCGCTCTCTGAAGGAGGAGACGGCGCTGCTGCTGGAGGATTACTTCCAGCaccgcggcggcggcgccgcgctgccccccagccccacggcGGCCGCGCTGCGGCGGGCGGCGGCCGAGCTGGAGCGGCAGGAGCGGCCCTTCTTCCGCTCCTGCGCGCCGCTGGCTCGGGCCGAGCCGCGGGAGGCGGCCGCGCTGCTGGGAAGGGTGGCGGCGCAGCTGGAGGCTGACGGCGGCCTCAACTGGGGCCGGCTGCTGGCGCTCGTGGTGTTCGCCGGCACGCTGGCGGCCGCGCTGGCCGAGCGGGGCTGCGGCGACGGGCCGCGCTGCCTGGCCGCCCACCTGGCCGCCTACCTGGCCGAGGAGCGCGGCGAGTGGCTGGAGGCGCACGGCGGATGG GATGGCTTCTGTCGCTTCTTCGGCAGACACGGCTCGGAGGCGGCCgagcagagcagcaccatcGGCAATGCCATCGTGGCAGCTGCGGCGGGCATCGGCATGGCAGGATTGGCTTTTCTCTTGGTGCGGTAG